Proteins encoded by one window of Moorella humiferrea:
- a CDS encoding ABC transporter ATP-binding protein, giving the protein MTAALQVQNLKKSFPGFTLGPLSLELPAGYIMGCIGPNGAGKSTTIKCLLNLFHLDDGEIRVYGLDSRRDELEIRQVVGYVAETHPYYQDMTVAWTAGFYARLYRRWDDGLCRRLLEKFNVPRDRKIKELSKGTRAKLSLALALAHRPRLLILDEPMAGLDPVARHDVLQEMLAFIQDEERAIFFSTHLMEDVEKVADYVVVLNEGRLLLCQEKDDLLADWKRLAFPASRLEEVKPWLKTWQQEGGRCLGVTGSYRHLLQQRPEAARYLEASPLKLEDLLLAAVRQEKTGRN; this is encoded by the coding sequence ATGACTGCCGCCCTGCAAGTACAGAACTTAAAAAAGTCTTTCCCCGGTTTTACCCTGGGGCCCTTATCCCTGGAACTGCCCGCCGGTTATATCATGGGCTGCATCGGTCCCAACGGCGCCGGCAAAAGCACCACCATTAAATGCCTGTTGAACCTTTTCCACCTCGACGACGGAGAAATCCGGGTATATGGCCTGGATTCCCGCCGGGACGAACTGGAAATTCGCCAGGTGGTGGGTTACGTTGCCGAAACCCACCCCTATTACCAGGACATGACCGTGGCATGGACGGCCGGCTTTTACGCCCGCCTTTACCGTCGCTGGGACGATGGGCTGTGCCGCCGGCTCCTGGAAAAGTTTAATGTGCCCCGCGACAGGAAGATTAAAGAACTTTCCAAGGGGACCCGGGCCAAACTCTCCCTGGCCCTGGCCCTGGCCCACCGGCCCCGCCTGCTCATCCTGGATGAGCCTATGGCCGGCCTGGACCCTGTGGCTAGGCACGACGTCCTCCAGGAGATGCTGGCCTTCATCCAGGACGAAGAACGGGCTATCTTTTTCTCCACCCATCTCATGGAAGACGTGGAGAAGGTGGCTGATTATGTGGTGGTTTTAAACGAGGGCAGATTGCTCCTGTGCCAGGAGAAGGACGACCTCCTGGCCGACTGGAAGAGGTTGGCCTTCCCTGCTTCCCGCCTGGAGGAAGTGAAGCCCTGGCTGAAAACCTGGCAGCAGGAAGGCGGCCGTTGCCTGGGGGTAACGGGCAGTTACCGCCACCTGCTGCAGCAACGCCCGGAGGCGGCCCGGTACCTGGAGGCGAGTCCCTTAAAGCTGGAAGACCTGCTCCTGGCGGCCGTAAGGCAGGAAAAAACCGGCCGCAACTGA
- a CDS encoding tryptophan transporter has translation MEEVKVTRVEKQGLQAMDVVVVAVLLAAGAVLRMITPPFFGITPNVVIGMYVLAIMLLRPRLPQVLGIGLVAAAVCQLTTKSLLPYLNFASEPVGAIVTALLLYLPFDKNSFFRVVKPLVVTFLGTFASGFTYITIFKAITLFATLPKNPAYTYLLMVVIVTGIFNAVLAQVLYFPLKQLLKNV, from the coding sequence ATGGAAGAGGTCAAAGTAACCCGGGTGGAAAAGCAGGGGCTGCAGGCCATGGACGTGGTCGTGGTGGCCGTCCTGCTGGCAGCAGGCGCGGTACTCAGGATGATCACCCCACCTTTCTTTGGCATTACCCCCAACGTAGTCATCGGTATGTATGTCCTGGCCATCATGCTCCTCAGGCCCCGCCTGCCCCAGGTGCTGGGGATCGGCCTGGTGGCAGCCGCCGTCTGCCAGCTGACCACCAAATCCTTGCTGCCCTACCTGAATTTTGCCAGCGAACCGGTAGGAGCTATTGTTACCGCCCTTTTACTCTACCTGCCCTTTGACAAAAACAGCTTCTTCAGGGTAGTGAAACCTCTGGTAGTCACCTTCCTGGGTACCTTTGCCAGCGGTTTTACGTACATTACTATCTTTAAAGCAATAACTCTCTTTGCTACTTTACCCAAAAATCCAGCTTACACTTATCTTCTCATGGTAGTTATTGTTACCGGCATCTTTAACGCCGTCCTGGCCCAGGTACTCTATTTCCCCTTAAAACAACTGCTGAAAAATGTTTAA
- a CDS encoding GntR family transcriptional regulator encodes MLLKVSGENPEPMYQQIINEIRRLILTGELSPGDPLPSIRELAQQLTTSVITTRRAYLELEREGLLTTRQGVGTFVARVDRETARAAARKIVAGLLNRALEEARRLGLTDEEISAIFDGILQGGNGKP; translated from the coding sequence TTGCTCCTCAAAGTATCCGGGGAAAACCCGGAGCCTATGTACCAGCAGATCATTAACGAAATTCGCCGCCTGATTCTCACCGGCGAGCTTTCCCCGGGGGACCCCCTGCCTTCCATCCGCGAGCTGGCCCAGCAGCTAACCACCAGCGTCATCACCACCCGGCGGGCCTACCTGGAGCTGGAGCGGGAGGGTTTGCTTACCACCCGCCAGGGGGTGGGGACCTTCGTAGCCCGGGTCGACCGGGAAACCGCCCGCGCGGCGGCCAGGAAAATAGTGGCCGGATTGCTTAACCGGGCCCTGGAGGAGGCCCGCAGGCTGGGGCTTACGGATGAGGAAATCAGCGCCATTTTCGACGGTATCCTGCAAGGAGGTAATGGCAAACCATGA
- a CDS encoding anti sigma factor C-terminal domain-containing protein, producing the protein MKKEGKEKEEVFFEEARFLRRVRWRSTLRSVLISLVVLVTVLSLFYIGTRYLLDLQGNRIGLYYPELVRYSTPNTVAIGGPWRDEGWLGRQKEYLLVRMVGDRPVYVGTATVEFQIWGGELIWDPDYTVVKAASGKDYFLPGMVPVLRFFHPAVKYEQLPREFDRLDSIPPGDTVEMALSFDRLLTKQEMEALLPAGVEPLWGAIAAHSNEEIAAASQKDPGIGSYLANRLVGIPLGGWLNGERQLTEAQFIDEIRRLSEVPSYSSATLKRTAAYLQQNGIRYYGLVVAGKPGDLNKLRQNPAITAAIIGGVTGEG; encoded by the coding sequence ATGAAAAAGGAAGGAAAGGAAAAAGAAGAAGTATTTTTCGAGGAGGCCCGTTTTCTCCGTCGGGTGCGGTGGCGCAGCACGCTGCGGTCAGTTCTGATCAGCCTGGTGGTACTGGTAACAGTTTTGAGCCTTTTTTATATTGGTACCCGGTACCTCCTCGACCTGCAGGGCAACCGTATCGGGCTTTATTACCCGGAGCTGGTTCGCTACAGCACGCCGAACACCGTGGCCATTGGCGGGCCGTGGCGCGACGAGGGCTGGCTGGGGCGGCAGAAGGAATACCTCCTGGTGCGTATGGTCGGAGATCGGCCTGTTTACGTGGGCACGGCCACGGTGGAGTTCCAAATCTGGGGTGGAGAATTAATCTGGGACCCTGACTATACTGTAGTTAAGGCTGCCAGCGGTAAGGACTACTTCCTGCCGGGTATGGTACCGGTACTGAGGTTCTTTCACCCGGCAGTAAAATACGAGCAGCTGCCCCGGGAGTTTGACCGGCTGGACAGCATCCCCCCAGGGGATACAGTAGAAATGGCCCTCTCCTTTGACCGCCTGCTAACCAAACAGGAGATGGAGGCCCTGCTGCCCGCCGGCGTAGAGCCCCTTTGGGGAGCGATTGCCGCCCACAGCAACGAGGAAATCGCTGCGGCCAGCCAGAAAGACCCCGGCATAGGGAGCTACCTGGCCAACCGGCTGGTAGGTATCCCCCTGGGGGGATGGCTCAACGGGGAAAGGCAGCTTACCGAGGCCCAATTTATCGATGAGATCCGGCGTTTGAGCGAGGTGCCAAGTTATTCCTCCGCTACACTCAAGCGTACTGCGGCTTACCTGCAGCAGAACGGTATCCGTTACTACGGCCTGGTAGTGGCCGGTAAACCAGGTGACCTGAACAAATTGCGGCAAAACCCGGCCATTACGGCGGCCATTATAGGCGGTGTTACCGGTGAAGGGTAG
- a CDS encoding stalk domain-containing protein, producing the protein MEGAPLSREGQLFLPARYVAEALGYRVTWSPTRQLFLVTITT; encoded by the coding sequence TTGGAAGGGGCTCCCCTGAGCCGGGAAGGGCAGCTGTTCCTGCCGGCCCGTTATGTTGCCGAGGCCCTGGGATACCGGGTTACCTGGTCCCCGACCAGGCAGCTGTTCCTGGTGACCATCACAACCTAA
- a CDS encoding type II toxin-antitoxin system VapC family toxin — MRFDELPAGSQIFVDANIFIYHFSGVSEECSSFLERCEREEIVGFTTTNILLETMHRLMMLEAVTRGLVTPGNIAKKLKGKPEIITSLATYAEQVKKIPAMNINIVPLTQDLCYQALTWQQQYGLMTNDSILLAACQEYKCWNLASNDRAFAGVKEITLWQPADVE; from the coding sequence TTGAGGTTTGACGAGTTGCCCGCCGGCAGCCAGATTTTCGTTGATGCCAACATTTTTATTTATCACTTCAGTGGGGTATCAGAGGAATGCAGTTCTTTCCTGGAGCGCTGTGAAAGAGAAGAAATCGTGGGTTTTACGACAACGAATATCCTGCTGGAAACCATGCATCGTTTAATGATGCTGGAAGCAGTAACCAGAGGGCTGGTTACCCCGGGGAATATAGCCAAAAAGCTGAAGGGTAAACCGGAAATAATTACAAGCCTGGCGACTTACGCTGAGCAGGTAAAAAAAATTCCCGCCATGAATATCAACATTGTACCCCTTACCCAGGACTTATGCTACCAGGCGTTGACCTGGCAACAGCAATACGGCCTAATGACCAATGATTCTATCCTCCTGGCAGCCTGTCAGGAGTATAAGTGCTGGAATCTGGCCTCCAATGACCGGGCATTTGCCGGGGTAAAAGAAATAACCTTATGGCAACCTGCTGATGTAGAGTAG
- a CDS encoding ABC-2 transporter permease, which produces MWTLIAKDLRVLRSSILTYALMVAAMILFFSRMEMGSAFIATWSIVLPYVFSGRICYQEEVDGGLGLLRSLPVSPGAIVASKFAGGLLLTIGGWFIGIAAGGLAHWLGWFAPQGGSSFQFISLAFPLALVLVLEGLFFLAFFTWDYRRASYVMLLPLLGFLPLAFPSFFRPVIRWVVDRISVDSWYYLMGLLLASLICYLAFGLLAAWVFTRKDVG; this is translated from the coding sequence ATGTGGACACTTATAGCCAAAGACCTGAGGGTTTTGCGCTCGAGTATCTTGACCTATGCCTTGATGGTTGCGGCCATGATCCTGTTTTTTAGCCGGATGGAAATGGGGAGCGCCTTCATTGCTACCTGGAGCATCGTTTTACCCTACGTTTTTAGCGGCCGTATATGTTATCAGGAGGAAGTAGACGGGGGCCTGGGCTTGCTACGCTCCTTGCCTGTAAGCCCCGGCGCCATTGTGGCCAGCAAATTTGCCGGCGGCCTGTTGCTAACCATAGGCGGCTGGTTCATAGGGATCGCTGCGGGCGGCCTGGCGCACTGGCTGGGCTGGTTTGCGCCTCAGGGCGGGAGCAGCTTCCAATTCATATCCCTGGCTTTCCCCCTGGCCCTGGTGCTGGTTCTGGAAGGATTGTTTTTCCTGGCCTTTTTTACCTGGGATTATAGACGCGCTTCTTATGTAATGCTCTTGCCCCTTCTGGGCTTTTTACCCCTGGCGTTCCCCTCCTTTTTCCGCCCGGTCATCAGGTGGGTGGTGGATCGTATAAGTGTAGATTCCTGGTATTACCTCATGGGATTGCTGCTGGCATCCCTGATCTGCTACCTGGCCTTCGGGTTGCTGGCCGCATGGGTGTTCACCCGGAAGGATGTAGGATAG
- a CDS encoding S-layer homology domain-containing protein, with amino-acid sequence MKKWFQVLILAVGLILALAPAAVAGAITADELRQVFPQATAPGKTLTRGEFAALLARAAGMQVTADTAGTRGDAWYSSAVMALKEKGVIRGYPDGGLHTDRPVSLLEAAVMASRVLGLPDGVAAPDVKGSLGRESWGYTPYAWLVRVGLLQPGQDAAAILTVDEGVAFLAMVFGSDPEAEKIVQAAKQAQAKVKDLKFAGSMAISARLRPGVAGEVPAVSMQGNIMSEFSYPLNLHQKVDMTLNLPAEKTAGKDLPPGGKMQMTMEQYLVDGTMYQRVEASGMAEPQWMKLPKNALPDLEALVEQSRNAAGLPPGLKDSFHFRYLGEGIENGHKVHRIAYYGRIDDWQALMQALPGGLTPEMEQALNQAGGVLKSISFWGEEAVGVEDNLTYASEMTGLVAFANKFQGETVPLETMTINMKVTDYRYNSGVKIQVPAEALAAPEISLTPSEPEAKLSGSQQI; translated from the coding sequence ATGAAAAAGTGGTTTCAGGTGTTGATACTTGCCGTGGGCCTGATCCTGGCCCTGGCGCCGGCGGCTGTGGCAGGTGCGATCACCGCCGATGAACTTCGCCAGGTATTTCCCCAGGCTACAGCGCCGGGGAAGACCCTGACCCGGGGTGAGTTTGCCGCCCTCCTGGCCCGGGCGGCGGGGATGCAGGTTACGGCCGACACTGCTGGCACCCGGGGGGATGCCTGGTACAGCTCGGCAGTAATGGCTTTGAAGGAAAAAGGTGTCATCAGGGGCTACCCCGACGGCGGCCTGCACACCGACCGGCCGGTCAGCCTGCTGGAAGCGGCGGTGATGGCCTCCCGGGTCCTTGGTTTGCCGGATGGTGTCGCCGCGCCGGATGTAAAGGGGTCCCTAGGACGGGAGAGCTGGGGTTACACCCCCTATGCCTGGCTGGTACGAGTCGGCCTGCTGCAGCCCGGCCAGGACGCGGCCGCGATCCTGACCGTGGATGAAGGCGTTGCTTTCCTGGCCATGGTTTTTGGCAGCGACCCGGAGGCGGAAAAGATTGTCCAGGCCGCCAAGCAGGCCCAGGCTAAGGTCAAAGACCTGAAATTCGCCGGCAGCATGGCTATAAGCGCGCGCTTGCGGCCCGGGGTTGCCGGGGAAGTGCCAGCAGTATCCATGCAGGGCAATATCATGAGCGAGTTTAGCTATCCCTTGAACCTGCACCAGAAGGTAGACATGACCCTTAACCTGCCGGCTGAGAAAACAGCGGGTAAAGACCTGCCTCCGGGCGGTAAGATGCAGATGACCATGGAACAATACCTGGTGGACGGGACTATGTACCAGAGGGTGGAGGCCTCGGGCATGGCGGAACCCCAGTGGATGAAACTACCCAAAAACGCCCTGCCGGACCTGGAAGCCCTGGTAGAACAGAGCAGGAACGCGGCGGGGTTACCGCCGGGGCTAAAGGACAGTTTCCACTTCCGCTACCTGGGCGAGGGTATAGAGAACGGGCATAAGGTTCACCGTATCGCCTACTACGGGCGGATTGACGACTGGCAGGCCCTGATGCAGGCCCTGCCCGGTGGGTTGACCCCGGAGATGGAGCAAGCCCTGAACCAGGCCGGCGGCGTCTTGAAGTCCATTTCCTTCTGGGGTGAGGAAGCCGTCGGCGTGGAAGACAACCTTACTTATGCCTCGGAAATGACCGGCCTAGTCGCTTTTGCGAATAAATTCCAGGGAGAAACCGTGCCCCTGGAAACCATGACCATCAACATGAAGGTTACGGATTACCGGTATAACAGCGGCGTAAAGATCCAGGTGCCTGCCGAGGCCCTGGCGGCACCGGAAATATCATTGACACCATCAGAACCGGAAGCAAAGCTGTCCGGGAGTCAGCAGATATAA
- a CDS encoding RNA polymerase sigma factor yields MWQELYRLAYRYLISLGLAREDAEDLAQETMVAACLHLDGVQPGKLQAWIIAVARHKFIDWLRRAGRGVSLLYLPDAEPDEATGGPEERALREEGRQEIMAALNRLEPTERMLLVLKYNMGLKGEEIAAYMKMKPNTVKVKLYRARQRFKAEYNRILEGRK; encoded by the coding sequence TTGTGGCAGGAGTTGTACCGGCTGGCTTACCGCTACCTGATTAGCCTGGGCCTGGCCCGCGAAGACGCCGAAGACCTGGCCCAGGAGACTATGGTGGCGGCCTGCCTGCACCTGGACGGGGTGCAACCGGGAAAACTGCAGGCCTGGATCATCGCCGTCGCCCGGCACAAATTTATCGACTGGCTGCGCCGAGCCGGTAGGGGAGTATCCTTGCTATACCTCCCGGATGCAGAACCGGATGAAGCAACCGGGGGGCCGGAGGAAAGGGCCCTCCGGGAAGAAGGGCGGCAGGAGATTATGGCCGCTCTGAACCGGCTGGAACCAACGGAACGGATGCTTCTGGTACTAAAATATAACATGGGGCTCAAGGGGGAAGAAATAGCGGCGTATATGAAAATGAAACCCAATACGGTAAAAGTAAAGCTCTACCGGGCCAGGCAAAGGTTTAAAGCGGAATATAACAGGATTCTGGAGGGGCGAAAATGA